Proteins encoded in a region of the Amia ocellicauda isolate fAmiCal2 chromosome 19, fAmiCal2.hap1, whole genome shotgun sequence genome:
- the best4 gene encoding bestrophin-4, whose product MTISYTLEVANARFAGFSKLLFRWKGSIYKLLYKEFIVYAVLYTILSLTYRRLLNENQKIMFEKVAIYCKGQADLIPLSFVLGFYVTLVVNRWWNQYTSIPLPDQLMMVVSANVHGMDEKGRIVRRTLMRYANLSSVLILRSVSTRVRKRFPTMEHVVEAGFMTSGELKKLEGIHSDFNKYWMPMVWFTNLASQARREGRVRDDVALRLLMDELNKYRAKCSMLFHYDWISIPLVYTQVVTIAVYSFFTVSLIARQYLSNANELDLYVPVFTLLQFFFYVGWLKVAEQIINPFGEDDDDFETNKLIDRNIQVSLLAVDDMYQNLPLAEKDKYWNEASTAIPYTLATVAETLKPSFLGSTFDMRMSEDPAQHQTVEPSPKTPRMQTPMVTRFLAAAASPAISLKNFGRGNRGLQMLRLRGDSVNSNPWQGEEWDCSKRINEEESEDEDDKGSQQSTPRRANTRRLEASEQQKRREETAKITITVDPPPSEHESTDS is encoded by the exons ATGACCATCTCTTACACGCTGGAAGTGGCCAATGCCCGCTTCGCTGGCTTCTCAAAGCTGCTCTTCAGGTGGAAAGGGAGCATCTATAAACTGCTCTACAAGGAGTTCATTGTCTATGCTGTCCTATACACGATCCTGAGCCTCACTTACAG GCGTTTGCTGAATGAAAATCAGAAGATAATGTTTGAAAAAGTTGCCATTTACTGCAAGGGTCAAGCCGATCTCATCCCCCTGTCCTTCGTACTGG GGTTCTACGTCACCCTGGTGGTGAACCGCTGGTGGAATCAGTACACCAGCATCCCCCTGCCAGACCAGCTCATGATGGTGGTGTCTGCCAACGTGCACGGCATGGACGAGAAGGGCCGCATCGTCCGGCGCACCCTGATGCGCTACGCCAACCTGTCCTCCGTGCTCATCCTGCGCTCCGTGAGCACCCGCGTCCGCAAGCGCTTCCCCACCATGGAGCACGTCGTGGAAGCAG GATTCATGACATCGGGCGAGTTGAAAAAGCTGGAGGGGATCCACTCGGACTTCAATAAGTACTGGATGCCCATGGTGTGGTTCACCAACCTGGCGTCACAGGCGCGCAGGGAGGGGCGCGTAAGGGACGATGTGGCGCTCAGACTGCTAATGGAC GAGCTGAATAAGTACAGAGCCAAGTGCAGCATGCTGTTCCATTATGACTGGATCAGTATCCCTCTGGTTTACACGCAG GTCGTCACGATTGCCGTCTACTCTTTCTTCACAGTGTCTCTGATTGCTCGGCAGTATCTTAGTAATGCAAATGAACTGGACCTGTACGTCCCGGTCTTCACTTTGCTGCAGTTCTTCTTCTATGTTGGCTGGCTGAAG GTAGCAGAACAGATTATCAATCCATTTGGAGAGGATGACGACGACTTTGAGACAAATAAACTGATTGACAGAAACATTCAG GTGTCCCTGCTGGCTGTGGACGACATGTATCAGAACCTGCCTCTCGCTGAAAAGGACAAGTACTGGAACGAGGCCTCTACTGCCATCCCCTACACCCTGGCCACCGTCGCCGAGACTCTGAAACCCTCCTTCCTTGGCTCGACCTTTGACATGAG GATGAGCGAGGACCCAGCCCAGCACCAGACGGTGGAGCCGAGCCCCAAAACCCCACGTATGCAGACACCCATGGTGACCCGCTTCCTGGCCGCCGCCGCCTCGCCCGCCATCAGCCTCAAGAACTTCGGCCGAGGCAACCGGGGCCTGCAGATGCTGCGGCTGCGCGGAGACAGTGTGAACTCCAACCCCTGGCAGGGCGAGGAGTGGGACTGCTCCAAACGCATCAACGAGGAGGAGAGCGAGGACGAGGACGATAAGGGCAGCCAGCAGTCCACGCCCCGCCGAGCCAACACGCGCCGGCTGGAGGCCTCCGAGCAGCagaagagaagagaggagaCGGCGAAGATCACCATCACTGTTGACCCACCCCCCTCTGAGCATGAAAGCACGGACAGCTGA